Proteins encoded together in one Pseudomonas arsenicoxydans window:
- the purN gene encoding phosphoribosylglycinamide formyltransferase gives MSQTCDVVVLLSGTGSNLQALIDSTRTGDSPVRIAAVISNRADAYGLQRARDAGIETRFLDHKAYEGREAFDAALIELIDAFNPKLVVLAGFMRILSADFVRHYAGRLLNIHPSLLPKYKGLHTHQRALEAGDTEHGCSVHFVTEELDGGPLVVQAVIPVELHDSPQSLAQRVHAQEHLIYPMAVRWFAEGRLALGEQGALLDGKLLAASGHLIRT, from the coding sequence ATGTCCCAGACCTGTGATGTGGTGGTGCTGTTGTCCGGCACCGGCAGTAACTTGCAGGCCTTGATCGACAGCACGCGGACCGGCGACAGCCCGGTCCGCATCGCTGCGGTGATTTCCAACCGCGCCGACGCCTACGGCCTGCAACGCGCCAGGGACGCGGGTATCGAAACCCGCTTCCTGGATCACAAGGCTTACGAAGGCCGCGAGGCCTTCGATGCCGCGCTGATCGAACTGATCGACGCCTTCAACCCCAAACTCGTTGTACTGGCCGGTTTCATGCGCATTCTCAGCGCTGACTTCGTGCGCCACTACGCGGGTCGCCTGCTCAATATCCATCCCTCGCTGCTGCCCAAATACAAAGGGTTACACACTCATCAGCGTGCGCTGGAGGCCGGCGACACCGAGCACGGCTGCTCGGTTCACTTCGTCACCGAGGAACTCGATGGCGGACCACTGGTCGTACAGGCAGTAATACCGGTAGAGTTGCATGACTCGCCGCAAAGTCTGGCGCAGCGGGTCCATGCTCAGGAACACCTGATCTACCCAATGGCCGTACGCTGGTTTGCCGAAGGGCGTTTAGCGCTCGGAGAGCAAGGTGCTTTACTGGATGGAAAGTTACTCGCGGCCAGCGGCCACTTGATTCGAACCTAG
- a CDS encoding dienelactone hydrolase family protein produces MSQITIRSVVYQIDGQSYESRLAFDADHKGSRPGLLMAPNWMGVSAGAEAIAKSVASKGYVVLIADLYGQAVRPQNGDEAGAAMMPLKNDRALLRKRMQAAFEQLQGQGEAAIDTSKLATFGFCFGGCCALELARTGAPVKAAVSFHGSLDTPNVNDAKNIKGSVLVLHGASDPLVPKEQLPAFEEEMNAAGVDWQLLSYGGAVHSFTDPHANVPGKMMYDAKTAARAFTSMHNLLDEVFKA; encoded by the coding sequence ATGAGCCAAATCACTATTCGTTCCGTCGTTTATCAGATTGATGGCCAGTCGTATGAAAGCCGTCTGGCCTTTGACGCTGACCATAAGGGCTCGCGCCCGGGTCTGTTGATGGCGCCGAACTGGATGGGCGTCAGCGCCGGTGCCGAGGCCATTGCCAAGTCCGTGGCGTCCAAGGGTTATGTGGTGTTGATCGCTGACCTGTACGGTCAAGCGGTGCGTCCGCAGAACGGCGACGAGGCGGGCGCAGCGATGATGCCGCTGAAGAATGACCGTGCGTTGCTACGTAAGCGCATGCAGGCGGCGTTCGAGCAGTTGCAAGGGCAGGGCGAGGCAGCCATCGATACTTCTAAACTGGCGACGTTCGGTTTCTGCTTCGGCGGTTGCTGTGCGCTGGAACTGGCCCGCACGGGCGCGCCGGTAAAAGCCGCCGTTTCGTTCCATGGCTCCCTGGATACGCCGAACGTCAACGATGCGAAAAACATCAAGGGCTCGGTGCTGGTGTTGCATGGCGCGTCCGATCCATTGGTGCCAAAAGAACAGCTACCGGCATTCGAAGAGGAAATGAATGCGGCGGGGGTGGATTGGCAATTGCTGAGCTACGGTGGCGCGGTGCATTCGTTTACCGATCCGCACGCGAATGTGCCGGGCAAGATGATGTATGACGCGAAGACAGCCGCTCGGGCGTTTACCTCGATGCACAATCTGTTGGATGAAGTGTTTAAAGCCTGA
- a CDS encoding OsmC family protein, with product MTVTVNTVSADGFRHSVQIDDHELFADAPVSAGGEGSAPEPHDYFDAALGACKALTLKMYAKKKDIPLTGVTVEVKRDNSEEQKGKYALHVKLTLKGVLTDAQREELHRVADRCPVHKLMTSTEVSIETHLSEGAFSQ from the coding sequence ATGACCGTTACCGTCAATACCGTTTCCGCCGATGGTTTTCGCCACAGTGTCCAGATCGATGACCACGAACTGTTTGCCGATGCGCCGGTCTCGGCGGGCGGCGAAGGCTCGGCACCTGAGCCACACGATTATTTCGATGCCGCTCTGGGTGCCTGCAAGGCCCTGACGCTGAAGATGTACGCGAAGAAGAAAGACATTCCCCTGACCGGCGTGACGGTCGAGGTCAAGCGTGACAACAGCGAAGAGCAGAAAGGCAAATACGCCTTGCACGTCAAACTGACCCTCAAGGGCGTGCTCACCGATGCTCAGCGCGAAGAGCTGCACCGCGTGGCGGATCGTTGCCCGGTGCATAAACTGATGACCAGCACTGAAGTCAGCATCGAAACCCATCTGTCAGAAGGTGCCTTCAGCCAATAG
- the purM gene encoding phosphoribosylformylglycinamidine cyclo-ligase, whose translation MSKQPSLSYKDAGVDIDAGEALVERIKSVAKRTARPEVMGGLGGFGALCEIPAGYKQPVLVSGTDGVGTKLRLALNLNKHDSIGIDLVAMCVNDLVVCGAEPLFFLDYYATGKLNVETATQVVTGIGAGCELSGCSLVGGETAEMPGMYEGEDYDLAGFCVGVVEKSEIIDGSKVAAGDALLALPSSGPHSNGYSLIRKIIEVSGADIENIQLDGKPLTDLLMAPTRIYVKPLLKLIKDTGAVKAMAHITGGGLLDNIPRVLPKGAQAVVDVASWTRPAVFDWLQEKGNVDENEMHRVLNCGVGMVICVAQEHVETALNVLREAGEQPWVIGQIATAAEGAAQVELKNLKAH comes from the coding sequence ATGAGCAAGCAACCCTCCCTGAGCTACAAGGACGCCGGTGTAGACATCGACGCCGGTGAAGCATTGGTCGAACGCATCAAGAGCGTCGCCAAGCGCACTGCGCGCCCGGAAGTCATGGGCGGCCTGGGCGGTTTCGGCGCCCTCTGCGAAATCCCGGCCGGCTACAAGCAGCCCGTGCTGGTTTCCGGCACCGACGGTGTGGGCACCAAGCTGCGCCTGGCACTGAACCTGAACAAGCACGACAGCATCGGCATCGATCTGGTGGCCATGTGCGTTAACGACCTGGTGGTCTGCGGCGCCGAGCCGTTGTTCTTCCTCGATTACTACGCCACCGGCAAACTCAACGTCGAAACCGCGACCCAGGTCGTGACCGGCATCGGTGCAGGCTGCGAATTGTCCGGCTGCTCCCTGGTTGGCGGCGAAACCGCTGAAATGCCAGGCATGTATGAAGGCGAAGACTACGACCTGGCCGGCTTCTGCGTCGGCGTCGTGGAAAAATCCGAAATCATCGACGGTTCCAAAGTTGCTGCCGGCGATGCCCTGCTGGCCCTGCCATCTTCCGGTCCGCACTCCAACGGTTACTCGCTGATCCGCAAGATCATCGAAGTGTCCGGTGCCGACATCGAAAACATCCAGCTCGACGGCAAACCGCTGACCGACCTGCTGATGGCCCCGACCCGCATCTACGTGAAGCCGCTGCTCAAGCTGATCAAGGACACCGGCGCGGTCAAGGCCATGGCCCACATCACCGGTGGTGGCCTGCTGGACAACATCCCGCGCGTGCTGCCAAAAGGCGCCCAAGCGGTGGTTGACGTTGCGAGCTGGACCCGTCCTGCCGTGTTCGACTGGCTGCAAGAGAAAGGCAACGTCGACGAAAACGAAATGCACCGCGTACTGAACTGCGGCGTGGGCATGGTCATCTGCGTCGCTCAAGAGCACGTTGAAACCGCGCTGAACGTGCTGCGTGAAGCCGGCGAGCAGCCTTGGGTCATCGGTCAGATCGCCACCGCTGCCGAAGGCGCAGCCCAGGTTGAACTGAAGAACCTCAAGGCTCATTGA
- a CDS encoding DUF3108 domain-containing protein, whose protein sequence is MRRALLFACALLALPFAQAAELQPFSASYTADWKQLPMSGTAERSLTKQANGAWKLSFKASMMIASLTEESTLTLDKGTLLPQSYNFERSGLGKAKKSNLDFDWTTKMVTGTDRGDPVKVPLNTGMVDKSTYQLALQHDVAAGKKSMSYQVVDGNDVDTYDFRVLGSEKVETKAGNIDAIKVERVRDPTQNKRTTVLWFAKDWDYLLVRLQQVETDGKEYNIMLLDGTVNGKAVKGS, encoded by the coding sequence ATGCGTCGCGCCCTGCTCTTCGCTTGCGCTCTGCTCGCCCTGCCGTTTGCGCAGGCTGCAGAACTTCAACCCTTCTCCGCCAGCTACACTGCCGACTGGAAACAGCTGCCCATGAGCGGCACCGCTGAACGCAGCCTGACCAAGCAAGCCAACGGGGCCTGGAAGCTCAGCTTCAAGGCGTCGATGATGATCGCCAGCCTGACCGAAGAAAGCACCCTGACCCTGGACAAGGGCACTCTGCTGCCTCAGTCCTACAACTTTGAACGCAGCGGCCTGGGCAAAGCCAAGAAGTCGAATCTGGATTTCGACTGGACCACCAAGATGGTCACTGGCACGGATCGCGGCGACCCGGTCAAGGTCCCGCTAAACACTGGCATGGTCGACAAATCCACTTATCAGCTGGCGTTGCAGCACGACGTCGCCGCCGGCAAAAAAAGCATGAGCTACCAGGTCGTTGACGGCAACGACGTCGACACCTACGATTTCCGCGTGCTGGGCTCGGAAAAGGTCGAGACCAAGGCTGGCAACATCGATGCGATCAAGGTCGAGCGTGTGCGCGACCCGACACAAAACAAGCGCACCACTGTCCTGTGGTTCGCCAAGGACTGGGATTACCTGCTGGTCCGCCTGCAACAGGTTGAAACCGACGGCAAGGAGTACAACATCATGCTCCTGGACGGTACGGTCAACGGCAAGGCTGTCAAAGGCAGCTGA
- a CDS encoding cystathionine gamma-synthase — MSQHDETAAPRAFGTRVIHAGQTPDPTTGALMPPIYANSTYLQQSPGVHKGFDYGRSHNPTRFALERCVADLESGTQAFAFASGLAAISTVLELLDAGSHIVSGNDLYGGTFRLFDKVRKRSAGHRFSFVDLTDLAGFEAALQPETKMVWVETPSNPLLSLTDLAAVARICRQRGIICVADNTFASPWIQRPLELGFDIVLHSTTKYLNGHSDVIGGIAVVGQNPELAERLGFLQNSVGAIAGPFDAFLTLRGVKTLALRMERHCSNALELAQWLERQPQVARVYYPGLPSHPQHELARQQMRGFGGMISLDLNSDLAGARRFLENVQIFALAESLGGVESLIEHPAIMTHATIPVETRAQLGIGDALVRLSVGVEDVEDLRADLAQALAKI; from the coding sequence ATGAGTCAACACGATGAAACCGCTGCGCCACGTGCCTTCGGCACCCGTGTGATCCATGCCGGGCAGACCCCGGACCCTACCACCGGCGCGTTAATGCCGCCGATATACGCCAACTCCACTTATTTGCAGCAGAGTCCCGGCGTGCACAAGGGCTTCGATTACGGGCGTTCGCACAACCCGACGCGCTTTGCACTGGAACGTTGTGTGGCGGACCTTGAAAGCGGCACCCAGGCGTTCGCGTTCGCCTCCGGGCTGGCGGCGATTTCCACGGTGCTGGAGTTGCTCGACGCGGGCTCGCACATTGTTTCCGGCAATGATTTGTATGGCGGCACTTTTCGACTATTCGACAAGGTACGCAAACGCAGTGCCGGGCATCGGTTCAGTTTCGTCGATCTGACGGACCTGGCGGGATTCGAAGCGGCACTGCAGCCCGAGACGAAAATGGTCTGGGTCGAGACACCCAGTAATCCGTTGCTGAGCCTTACGGACCTTGCCGCTGTCGCGCGTATCTGCCGCCAGCGGGGCATCATCTGTGTTGCTGACAACACGTTTGCCAGCCCTTGGATACAGCGTCCGCTGGAGCTGGGCTTCGACATCGTGCTGCACTCGACCACCAAGTACCTCAATGGTCACTCCGACGTGATCGGCGGCATCGCGGTAGTCGGGCAGAACCCGGAACTGGCCGAGCGCCTGGGTTTCCTGCAGAACTCGGTTGGCGCAATCGCCGGGCCGTTCGATGCGTTCCTGACCTTGCGTGGGGTGAAAACCCTGGCGCTGCGCATGGAGCGCCATTGCAGCAACGCGCTGGAGCTGGCGCAATGGCTGGAGCGTCAGCCGCAGGTGGCGCGCGTCTACTATCCGGGTTTGCCCTCGCACCCGCAGCACGAACTGGCCCGGCAGCAGATGCGCGGATTCGGCGGGATGATTTCCCTTGATCTGAACAGCGACCTGGCTGGGGCCCGGCGCTTCCTTGAAAACGTGCAGATATTCGCTTTGGCCGAGAGCCTGGGCGGGGTCGAAAGCCTGATCGAGCACCCGGCGATCATGACCCACGCCACCATCCCGGTGGAGACCCGCGCGCAGCTTGGCATTGGCGATGCGCTGGTGCGTTTGTCCGTGGGGGTCGAGGATGTCGAAGACCTGCGCGCCGATCTGGCCCAGGCGTTGGCGAAGATCTGA
- a CDS encoding pyridoxal-phosphate dependent enzyme, with translation MPNDSRPAVLELIGNTPLVRVSRFDTGPCTLFLKLESQNPGGSIKDRIGLAMIDAAERDGRLKPGGTIVEATAGNTGLGLALVGRAKGYRVVLVVPDKMSTEKVLHLKAMGAEVHITRSDVGKGHPDYYQDVAARLAQEIPDAFFADQFNNPANPLAHECSTAPEIWAQTQHDLDTIVVGVGSAGTLTGLTRFFQRVQPNLEMVLADPVGSVMAEYSRSGTLGKAGSWAVEGIGEDFIPSIADLSSVRHAYSISDEESFDHARQLLRAEGILGGSSTGTLLAAALRYCREQTEPKRVVSFVCDTGTRYLSKVYNDQWMNDQGLLQYKRYGDLRDLIARRFEDGRVISVGPDDTLLTAFQRMRLADVSQLPVLADGKRLVGVIDESDILLGVHEDASHLRMPVASAMTETLQTLPAAASLAELQAELDRGLVAIIADASGFHGLITRVDMLNHLRRSLK, from the coding sequence ATGCCAAACGACTCCCGCCCTGCCGTGCTCGAACTGATCGGCAATACGCCGCTGGTGCGCGTCAGCCGCTTCGATACCGGTCCTTGCACCCTGTTCCTCAAACTCGAATCACAGAATCCCGGCGGCTCGATCAAGGACCGTATCGGCCTGGCGATGATCGACGCCGCCGAGCGTGATGGCCGTCTGAAACCCGGTGGCACCATCGTCGAGGCCACCGCCGGCAACACCGGACTGGGTCTGGCTCTGGTCGGTCGCGCCAAGGGTTATCGGGTGGTGCTGGTCGTGCCGGACAAGATGTCCACCGAGAAGGTCTTGCACCTCAAGGCGATGGGCGCCGAAGTGCACATTACCCGCTCGGATGTCGGCAAGGGCCATCCCGATTATTACCAGGACGTGGCGGCGCGACTGGCGCAGGAAATTCCCGATGCGTTCTTCGCCGATCAATTCAACAACCCGGCCAACCCGCTGGCCCACGAGTGCAGCACCGCGCCGGAAATCTGGGCGCAGACCCAGCATGACCTCGATACCATTGTGGTCGGTGTCGGTTCGGCCGGCACGTTGACCGGCTTGACCCGTTTCTTTCAGCGCGTGCAACCGAACCTTGAGATGGTGTTGGCCGATCCGGTCGGTTCGGTGATGGCCGAATACAGTCGCAGTGGCACCCTCGGCAAGGCCGGCTCGTGGGCGGTGGAGGGCATCGGTGAAGACTTCATTCCGTCGATTGCCGACCTGTCCAGCGTGCGCCACGCCTATTCGATCAGCGATGAGGAAAGCTTCGATCACGCCCGTCAATTGCTGCGCGCCGAAGGCATTCTCGGTGGCTCGTCGACAGGCACATTGTTGGCGGCAGCGCTGCGTTATTGCCGCGAGCAAACCGAGCCCAAGCGCGTGGTCAGCTTCGTCTGCGACACCGGCACCCGCTACCTGTCGAAGGTCTACAACGATCAGTGGATGAACGATCAAGGCCTGTTGCAGTACAAGCGCTACGGCGACTTGCGCGACCTGATCGCGCGGCGTTTCGAGGATGGCCGGGTGATCAGCGTCGGCCCGGACGACACGCTGCTGACGGCTTTCCAGCGCATGCGCCTGGCGGATGTGTCGCAACTGCCAGTGTTGGCGGACGGAAAGCGTTTGGTCGGCGTGATCGATGAGTCCGACATTCTGCTGGGCGTACACGAAGACGCTTCGCACTTGCGCATGCCTGTGGCCAGCGCCATGACCGAGACGTTGCAAACCCTGCCTGCCGCCGCCAGTCTCGCCGAACTGCAAGCGGAGCTTGATCGCGGGCTGGTGGCGATCATCGCCGATGCCTCGGGGTTCCACGGTTTGATTACCCGAGTCGACATGCTCAATCACTTACGGAGATCCCTTAAATGA
- a CDS encoding pirin family protein, with translation MNTPLVIRPRAEDVEGQPILRPLPSAQCRSVGPFVFFDHMLQTRYAPGKGMNIRQHPHIGLSTLTYLFEGKIQHKDSLGSDQVVEAGDVSWMTAGSAIAHVERTPEALKASGFTMHGLQIWLASPKKHEQGPGHYSHHPAATLPVSDNLGVKIRMIAGSGFCLESPVPVLSPTLYAELNLQTATTLLIPTEHEERALYVLSGEVQLEGEQLEPHSLVVLPAGEEMTLFAESDSHAVLFGGAPLDGPRRINWNFVASDPAAIDEARRRWAAGDWPTVPGETERIELPQDPRR, from the coding sequence ATGAACACGCCACTCGTGATCCGCCCTCGCGCCGAAGATGTCGAAGGCCAGCCGATTCTGCGCCCGCTGCCGTCCGCCCAGTGCCGCAGCGTCGGGCCTTTCGTGTTTTTCGATCACATGCTCCAAACCCGTTATGCACCGGGTAAAGGCATGAACATCCGCCAGCATCCGCATATCGGCCTGTCCACCCTCACCTATTTGTTCGAAGGGAAAATCCAGCACAAGGACAGTCTCGGCTCCGACCAGGTGGTGGAAGCCGGTGATGTCAGCTGGATGACGGCGGGCAGCGCTATAGCGCATGTCGAACGTACGCCTGAAGCCTTGAAGGCAAGCGGCTTCACGATGCACGGTTTGCAGATCTGGCTCGCCTCCCCCAAGAAACATGAACAGGGGCCGGGGCACTACAGCCATCATCCGGCGGCAACGCTGCCGGTCAGCGATAACCTTGGGGTGAAGATCCGGATGATTGCCGGGTCAGGCTTCTGCCTGGAATCGCCGGTCCCGGTGCTTTCTCCTACGCTGTATGCGGAATTGAACCTGCAAACGGCGACCACCTTGCTGATTCCCACCGAGCATGAAGAACGGGCGCTGTATGTGTTGAGTGGAGAAGTGCAGCTGGAGGGCGAGCAGCTGGAACCGCACTCGCTGGTGGTCTTGCCTGCCGGGGAGGAAATGACGTTGTTTGCCGAGAGTGACAGTCATGCCGTGCTGTTCGGTGGGGCGCCGCTGGATGGCCCACGGCGGATCAACTGGAATTTTGTGGCCAGCGATCCGGCAGCGATCGATGAAGCGCGCCGACGCTGGGCTGCCGGGGATTGGCCGACGGTGCCGGGGGAAACCGAGCGGATCGAATTGCCTCAGGACCCTCGGCGTTAG
- the htpG gene encoding molecular chaperone HtpG gives MSVETQKETLGFQTEVKQLLHLMIHSLYSNKEIFLRELISNASDAVDKLRFEALSKPELLEGGAELKIRVSFDKDAKTVTLEDNGIGMSREDAITHLGTIAKSGTADFMKHLSGDQKKDSHLIGQFGVGFYSAFIVADKVDVFSRRAGAEASEGVHWSSKGEGDFEVATVEKAERGTRIVLHLKSGEDEFADGWRLRNIIKKYSDHIALPIELPKEVAAVEGEEKPAVEWETVNRASALWTRPRTEIKDEEYQEFYKHIAHDFENPLSWSHNKVEGKLEYSSLLYVPTRAPFDLYQREAPKGLKLYVQRVFVMDQAESFLPLYLRFIKGVVDSNDLSLNVSREILQKDPIIDSMKSALTKRVLDMLEKLAKNEPEQYKGFWKNFGQVMKEGPAEDFANKEKIAGLLRFASTSGDDGEQVVGLTEYLARAKEGQDKIYYLTGETYAQVKNSPHLEVFRKKGIEVLLLTDRIDEWLMSYLSDFDGKSFVDVARGDLDLGNLDSEEDKKAAEEVAKSKEGLVERLKTALGDSVAEVRVSHRLTDSPAILAIGEQDLGMQMRQILEASGQKVPDSKPIFEFNPAHPLIEKLDNEQSDERFGDLSHILFDQAALAAGDSLKDPAAYVRRLNKLLVELSV, from the coding sequence ATGAGTGTGGAAACTCAAAAGGAAACCCTGGGCTTCCAGACCGAGGTGAAGCAACTGCTGCACCTCATGATCCATTCGCTGTATTCCAACAAGGAAATTTTCCTTCGCGAATTGATCTCGAACGCCTCTGACGCTGTCGACAAATTACGTTTCGAAGCCCTGTCCAAGCCTGAGTTGCTGGAAGGTGGCGCCGAACTGAAAATCCGTGTGAGCTTCGACAAGGACGCGAAAACCGTCACCCTCGAAGACAACGGCATCGGCATGAGCCGCGAAGATGCGATCACCCATCTGGGCACCATCGCCAAATCCGGCACAGCCGACTTCATGAAACACCTGTCCGGCGATCAGAAGAAAGATTCGCACCTGATCGGTCAGTTTGGTGTGGGTTTCTACTCGGCTTTCATCGTTGCCGACAAAGTAGACGTGTTCAGCCGTCGTGCCGGTGCTGAAGCCAGCGAAGGCGTGCACTGGTCGTCCAAGGGCGAAGGCGATTTTGAAGTTGCCACCGTTGAGAAAGCCGAGCGCGGCACTCGTATTGTCCTGCACCTGAAGTCCGGTGAAGACGAGTTCGCCGATGGCTGGCGTCTGCGCAACATCATCAAGAAGTACTCCGACCACATCGCTTTGCCAATCGAGTTGCCCAAAGAAGTGGCTGCTGTCGAAGGCGAAGAGAAGCCGGCCGTTGAGTGGGAAACCGTCAACCGCGCCAGCGCTCTGTGGACCCGTCCTCGCACTGAAATCAAGGACGAGGAATACCAGGAGTTCTACAAACACATCGCTCACGATTTCGAAAATCCGCTGAGCTGGAGCCACAACAAGGTCGAAGGCAAGCTCGAATACAGCTCGCTGCTGTACGTGCCGACCCGTGCTCCGTTCGATCTGTACCAGCGTGAGGCGCCTAAAGGCCTGAAGCTGTACGTGCAGCGCGTGTTCGTCATGGACCAGGCGGAGTCGTTCCTGCCGCTGTACCTGCGCTTCATCAAAGGCGTGGTCGATTCCAACGACTTGTCGCTGAACGTATCGCGGGAAATCCTGCAGAAAGATCCGATCATCGATTCCATGAAGTCGGCGCTGACCAAGCGCGTTCTGGACATGCTGGAAAAACTGGCGAAGAACGAGCCTGAGCAATACAAGGGCTTCTGGAAGAACTTCGGTCAGGTCATGAAAGAAGGCCCGGCAGAAGACTTCGCCAACAAAGAGAAAATCGCCGGCCTGCTGCGTTTCGCATCGACCAGCGGTGATGACGGCGAACAGGTTGTAGGCCTGACCGAATACCTGGCTCGCGCCAAGGAAGGTCAGGACAAGATCTACTACCTGACCGGCGAAACCTACGCGCAAGTCAAAAACAGCCCGCACCTGGAAGTCTTCCGCAAGAAAGGCATCGAAGTGCTGCTGCTGACCGACCGTATCGACGAGTGGCTGATGAGCTACCTCAGCGATTTCGACGGCAAGAGCTTTGTCGACGTGGCGCGCGGTGACCTGGACCTGGGCAACCTTGACTCGGAAGAGGACAAGAAAGCCGCGGAAGAAGTCGCCAAGTCCAAAGAAGGTCTGGTTGAACGTCTGAAAACCGCACTGGGCGATTCCGTCGCTGAAGTACGGGTTTCCCACCGTCTGACCGACTCCCCGGCGATTCTGGCCATCGGCGAGCAGGACCTGGGCATGCAGATGCGTCAGATCCTCGAAGCCAGCGGCCAGAAGGTTCCGGATTCGAAGCCGATCTTCGAATTCAACCCGGCTCACCCGCTGATCGAGAAGCTCGACAACGAGCAGAGCGACGAGCGCTTCGGCGATCTGTCGCACATCCTCTTCGATCAGGCCGCGTTGGCAGCCGGCGATAGCTTGAAGGACCCGGCCGCGTATGTGCGCCGCCTCAACAAGCTGTTGGTTGAACTGTCGGTTTAA